A stretch of Bos taurus isolate L1 Dominette 01449 registration number 42190680 breed Hereford chromosome 5, ARS-UCD2.0, whole genome shotgun sequence DNA encodes these proteins:
- the BORCS5 gene encoding BLOC-1-related complex subunit 5 isoform X1: MGQTRDLFKKIRDTKGTFHAKMGTIKDRNGMGLTEAEDIKKWQEDIEELYKKYLHDLDNRNGVITHLEGDTLECKVSWALGSITINKASGGDGIPGELFQILKDDAVKVPHSISKFRKLSSGHKTGKRSVFIPIPKKGNAKEYSNYHPIALISHASKVMLKILQARLQQYMNRELPDVQAGFRKGRGSRDQIANIHWIIKKAREFQKNIYFCFIDYAKAFDCVDHNKLWKILKEVEIPDHLTCLLQNLYAGQEAAVRTGHGTIDWFQMRKGVCQGCILSPCLFNLSAEYIMLNARLDEGQAGIKIARRSINNLRYADDTTLMVESEEELNSLLMKVKEESEKVGLKLNIQKTKIMASSPITSWQIDGETVTDFIFLGSKITADGDYSHERCYSLEEKL; encoded by the coding sequence atgggacagactagagatctcttcaagaaaattagagataccaagggaacatttcatgcaaagatgggtacaataaaggacagaaatggtatgggcctaacagaagcagaagatattaagaagtggcaagaagatatagaagaactatacaaaaaatatcttcatgacctagataatcgcaatggtgtgatcactcacctagagggagacaccctggaatgcaaagtcagctgggccttaggaagcatcactataaacaaagctagtggaggtgatggaattccaggtgagctatttcaaatcctaaaagatgatgctgtaaaagtgccgcactcaatatccaaatttagaaaactcagcagtggccacaagactggaaaaaggtcagttttcatcccaatcccaaagaaaggcaatgccaaagaatactcaaactaccacccaattgcactcatctcacatgctagcaaagtaatgctcaaaatcctccaagccaggcttcaacagtacatgaatcgtgaacttccagatgttcaagctggttttagaaaaggcagaggaagcagagatcaaattgccaatatccattggattatcaaaaaagcaagagagttccagaaaaatatctatttctgctttattgattatgccaaagcctttgactgtgtggatcacaacaaactgtggaaaattctgaaagaggtggaaataccagaccaccttacctgcctcctgcaaaacctgtatgcaggtcaggaagcagcagttagaactggacatggaacaatagactggttccaaatgaggaaaggagtatgtcaaggctgtatattgtcaccctgcttatttaacttatctgcagagtacatcatgttaaatgccaggctggatgaaggacaagctggaatcaagattgccaggagaagtatcaataacctcagatatgcagatgacaccacccttatggtagaaagtgaagaagaactaaatagcctcttgatgaaagtgaaagaggagagtgaaaaagttggcttaaagctcaacattcagaaaactaagatcatggcatccagtcccatcacctcatggcaaatagatggggaaacagtgacagactttatatttttgggctccaaaatcactgcagatggtgactacagccatgaaagatgctactccttggaagaaaagctatga